In Leishmania mexicana MHOM/GT/2001/U1103 complete genome, chromosome 34, one DNA window encodes the following:
- a CDS encoding putative 60S ribosomal protein L23 — MGKDQANVKGCRFRVSVALPVGAVVNCADNTGAKNLYVISVKGYHGRLNRLPSAALGDMVMCSVKKGKPELRKKVLNAVIIRQRKSWRRKDGTVIYFEDNAGVIVNPKGEMKGSGIAGPVAKESADLWPKISTHAPAIV; from the coding sequence ATGGGTAAGGATCAGGCCAACGTCAAGGGCTGCCGCTTCCGCGTGTCCGTCGCGCTGCCCGTCGGCGCGGTGGTAAACTGCGCGGACAACACCGGTGCCAAGAACCTGTACGTCATCTCCGTGAAGGGCTACCACGGCCGTCTTAACCGTCTGCCGTCTGCTGCCCTGGGCGATATGGTGATGTGCTCTGTGAAGAAGGGCAAgccggagctgcgcaagaagGTGCTGAACGCTGTGATCATCCGTCAGCGCAAGAGCTGGCGCCGCAAGGATGGCACGGTGATCTACTTCGAGGACAACGCTGGCGTGATCGTGAACCCCAAGGGTGAAATGAAGGGTTCCGGCATTGCCGGCCCGGTGGCAAAGGAGTCTGCGGACCTGTGGCCCAAGATCTCCACGCACGCCCCCGCCATCGTCTAA
- a CDS encoding putative 60S ribosomal protein L27A/L29 has protein sequence MPTRFKKCRHQRGSTFCGYGRVGKHRKHESGRGNAGGMHHHRINFDKYHPGYFGKLGMDHYHRKKNPMWKPTINLNNLSRLIAAEAAAKATKGGTLPVVDLQSSGYAKLLGNGHIQVPCIVKARYVSKLADKKIRKAGGAVVLQA, from the coding sequence ATGCCGACCCGCTTCAAGAagtgccgccaccagcgtGGCTCGACGTTCTGCGGCTACGGTCGCGTAGGCAAGCACCGCAAGCACGAGTCCGGTCGCGGTAACGCCGGCGGtatgcaccaccaccgcatcAACTTCGACAAGTACCACCCCGGGTACTTTGGTAAGCTGGGCATGGACCACTACCACCGCAAGAAGAACCCGATGTGGAAGCCGACAATCAACCTGAACAACTTGTCGCGCCTGAttgctgcggaggcggcggcgaaggcgacgAAGGGCGGGACTTTGCCTGTGGTGGACCTGCAGTCGAGCGGGTACGCGAAGCTGCTGGGCAACGGCCACATCCAGGTGCCGTGCATCGTGAAGGCGCGCTACGTGAGCAAGCTGGCCGACAAGAAGATACGCAaggccggcggcgctgtggtgCTCCAGGCGTGA
- a CDS encoding putative 60S ribosomal protein L27A/L29 gives MPTRFKKCRHQRGSTFCGYGRVGKHRKHESGRGNAGGMHHHRINFDKYHPGYFGKLGMDHYHRKKNPMWKPTINLNNLSRLIAAEAAAKATKGGTLPVVDLQSSGYAKLLGNGHIQVPCIVKARYVSKLADKKIRKAGGAVVLQA, from the coding sequence ATGCCGACCCGCTTCAAGAagtgccgccaccagcgtGGCTCGACGTTCTGCGGCTACGGTCGCGTAGGCAAGCACCGCAAGCACGAGTCCGGTCGCGGTAACGCCGGCGGtatgcaccaccaccgcatcAACTTCGACAAGTACCACCCCGGGTACTTTGGTAAGCTGGGCATGGACCACTACCACCGCAAGAAGAACCCGATGTGGAAGCCGACAATCAACCTGAACAACTTGTCGCGCCTGAttgctgcggaggcggcggcgaaggcgacgAAGGGCGGGACTTTGCCTGTGGTGGACCTGCAGTCGAGCGGGTACGCGAAGCTGCTGGGCAACGGCCACATCCAGGTGCCGTGCATCGTGAAGGCGCGCTACGTGAGCAAGCTGGCCGACAAGAAGATACGCAaggccggcggcgctgtggtgCTCCAGGCGTAA